GGATGTAATAGTGGTTCAGGCCAGTGTGCATGGGGTGCTTTTCCAGAGCCTCCTTGAGAAGCTTCGCAGCTTCGGCAGAGCCGGGTTTGGCTTCTCCTTTGCCGGCGCTGTCCGTTTTGTAGCCGTCACGAAGCCACAGGCTTAAAAAAGCGATGGCATCGACATCGTCAGGAAACTTTTGAATGATTTTCCTGAGATTGGGAATGGTGGCCCTACTGCCCTTATGGATCAGGCTGTCCACCATTTCGATGTAAAGAATTTCCTGCTCACTGAGCTTGTGTGTGGGGTCGGAGGCCAGATCCTTGGCTTTTTGTAGCGCCACTTGGCGTTCGACGGATGACTCGGCATTTTTCCCGGGGAGGGCCATGCAGATACCCCAGTAGGCCATGGCGCAGTCAGGGTCCTCCTTGGCGGCCTGGAGGAAACAGCGGTAGGCCTCAAACTCCCAAAACGAGTGCAGCAGGTTCAGTCCCTGATCGAACCACTCCTGCGCGGCTTCGGAGCCAGTGGTGATCTTGAGGTGGCTGTTGCCGATGTTGTCGCGTTTTTTCGGAGCTGGTAGTTTTTTGAGATACGGTGCGTAAATACGGCCAAGGTCGCAGCATCGACAGTTCCCGGCGGTCGCCTGGGCACCAATGGCGGTCTCCGGTTCCTGGGCCGCCAGACCCAGTGGCATGGCTAGCAGGAAAGTGGAGGTGATGATTTTTCTGCTGATCATGGAGCGCGCTTCTCGGGGTTCTGGTTTGTAGGCGTGGATGTCCTGACTACTCCGTTTCCGGGCGGGTGTCACGGGTGAGCAGTTCCTCGAGTGCATTCACCGCAGGTTTGTTTTCGTAGAGAATCTGATAGACCGCATCTATCAGCGGGGTGCGGACATTGGCCTTGCAGCCAGCATCGTGAACGGATTTTGTGTTTGGGACCCCCTCGGCGACCATGCCCAGGTTGGCGATGATGTCGTCGAGTTGCCCCCCTTTGCCAAGTGCCTTGCCGACACGGTTGTTACGTGAGTGCGGCGAGTAGCAGGTCGCCATCAGGTCGCCGACTCCCGAGAGCCCGATAAAGGTTTCCATGCGACCTCCCAGGACCGTTCCGAGCCGGGTCATTTCCGCCAGTCCGCGGGTAACGAGGGCGGCGATGGCGTTATCCCCCAAGCCAATGCCATCGGCGATGCCGGCGGCGATGCCGAAGACGTTTTTCATCGCCCCGCCCAGTTCCATGCCGGCGACGTCGTCACTGGTGTAGCAGCGGAAAAAATGGGTGGTGAATATCTTCTGGAGCTGTTCTGCCACCGCCATATCCCTCGAGCCGATCACGGCACAGGTGGCCAGGGTGCGGGAAACCTCCTCGGCATGGTTGGGCCCTGAAAGTACGGCCAGCGGATGGTTAGGAAGGTGGCGATGGATGATCTCGCTCATGCGTTCGCCGTCATGTGAAATCCCCTTGGCGCATGAAACGATGATGGTTTCCCGGGGGAGATTGATCTCACCAAGTGCCCGGGCCATGGCCTCGGTGGCAGACGTGGGGACGACAAACAATACCAGCGGATAGTCGGCTGCTGTCGCTATATCGGCACTGGCGATGATATTGGTAGCGAGGGTTTCGTCCGGGATGTAGTGGTGGTTGGTGTGATGCTGGTTGATTTCATCCACGGTTTTTTGATTCCGGCCAATCAGGCAGACTTCGTCGAGTTTACTGGCGAGCAGGCAGGCGAGGGCGGTCCCCCATGAGCCGGTTCCCAAGATGGCAGCGCGTTTGATCATGATTTCTTTTTGGCGAATTGGTGTTCGGTGCCGTTCATCAGGCCCTTGATGTTAGACCTGTGTCTCCAGACGGCAAGTGCGGCGATAATGATAGTAAAGATAAACAGGGGTTTGTTCCATGTGCCGTTGGCCAGTTTGCCGTGGTACCAGGATCCGAAGATCGTGAGGAAGGGCAGGCTTACCGCAGCACCCATGCTTGCCACGGACACGTATTTGGTGGTGAAAAAAAGCAAGGCCCAAATAACCAACAGGATTACCACGGCAGCCGGCATCAGGGCGATCAATGCACCGCCTGATGTGGCGATGCCCTTGCCTCCTTTGAAGCCGATCCATGGCGAGTAGTTATGTCCGAGTATCGCAGCGAGGGCTGTGACGATTTGCAAAATCTGCGCTTGGGTTTGGGGGAGTTCGACGGCGTAGGGAGCCAAGGCCTTGATGGCCATCGGGTTGCTGTCACCGGCATAGGTGAACAAACTGATACCGGCCATCGTCGGGATGAGCCCCTTGAGTAGGTCAAGGACCAGGCAGCTGATGCCGTAGGGTTTGCCGATCACGCGCAGCACATTGGTGGCACCGATGTTGCCGGAGCCATGTTCGCGGATGTTGACTCCCTTCGCCTTGGCTATAAGGAGTCCGAAGGGGATCGAGCCTGCGAGGAAGGCGATGATAGGTGGTATCCAGAGTGGCATGATTGATCGTGGCAGAGGTGCACTGCATCGCCATGATAGTTTGAGAATTCAATATTCCAAATGATTTTTCACCGGATGATGATCATGGGGATCACCGGGCAATGCCTGGGGAGGAGTCTGGTTTATATGACGACAAAGCCCAATCTACTTGGGTAGACTGGGCTTGGTTGGAAATCTGGCAGAGGGGGTGGGATTCGAACCCACGGATCGGCTCGTGGGGTGTCATGGATGTACACACATGCTTTACAACGTATATAAAATAAGGCTTATCGAGGTTTTAGGATTTTGATGAACATGAGTAAACATTGACAAGGTGTATTAGAATGTGTATTAAAACGGCATGGCTTTTTTATTCAAACATCCGCAGTCGCAGTATTGGTATGCAGGCTGGAAAGACGAGAATGGTAAGAGGGTGAACCGTTCGACCAAGGTAGAGGCGAAAAGGGGGACCCGGAAAAAGGCTCAGAAGATAGCCGATTCTTATGAGGACACGGCCAAGCAGAATCGGACAGCTCGTCAGGTGAGGCAGACGATTATAGACCTGCACCAGGACATCACGGGAAGAGAGTTGCCCTCTGCTACTGTCAGAGAGTATTGCGCGCAGTTCGAGGCGATGAAGGCCGGTGAAAGTTCCAAGGCGACCAAAGATCATTACCGTAACATTGTGATAGGGTTCACTGAATGGTTACGGGAGCGAGCCGATGCGGATATGAATGACATCCGTCCAGCGGATATGGCTGCCTATAGAAACCACCTATTGACCAAGGTGACTGAGGTGACAGCGACTAAGAAAATGAAGGGGCTGCGTACCATCTTTGCCACAGCTCACAGGGAAGGAGTCATACTAGAAGACCCGACAACTAGTATGCGCTTCAGCCGTAAGGGGAAAAGTGACTCAAACCGACTCGAAAAACGTCCATTCACTTTGGATGAACTCAAGCTCATACGTGAAGAGACTGATGGTGAGTGGCACAGCATGCTGATGTTTGGCCTCTACACGGGACAACGCATGGGGGACTTGGCTACTCTACGCTGGAGCAATGTGGATCTGCTCAAGGCGGAAATGCGGATTGCTACCAGGAAGACAGGCCGAACTGTTACCATACCATTGGCGGCTCCCTTGTTGAAGCATGTTCAGGAAATGCCTAGTTCTGACGATCCGACAGGGTATGTGCATCCTGAGCTGGCAGATACCTATGAAAATAAAGGAGCATCAGGATTGTCCAACCAGTTCGCATCTATCCTTGCCCGGTGCGGTTTGAGAGATGCGGTCAGTCACCGCAGTAAGAAGAAAGGGCGGGGTGCAAAGCGTAAAGGCACGGGCGTTAGCTTCCACTGTCTACGGGCTACTGCAGTTACTATGCTGCACGAAGCAGGCATCCCGGCAGCTACGGTTGAGGAATGGGTAGGTCATGATAGCGCCGAGGTTCATAGAGCTTATGTAAAGATTGGGCGTGAGTCATTACAGAAGGCATCGGATGCGCTGCCTGAGCTGTAAATATTGAGGCTGGGCTTCCATCCCGGTGATGCAAGCATCGACTTCGTTCCAGAAGACATCGGTGTGGTTGCGGGGCTACAAATTCGCCCTTGTTCTTGTCAGATTAGAGGGAAACTGCTTTGCTAGGAGCTTGCAAGTCGGTGTATATTTTCTCATCGGTAACGACGACGGTGGAGAGCCCAGCGTTTACATTGGTCAGACCGGGGAGCTCCGTAAGCGTTTGAATCAACATCACAAAGATTCCAAGAAAGACTTCTGGGAGCGGGCACTTGTCCTTATTTCTCGCACTCATAGTTTAACCCAGACCCACACGCTATTCCTAGAATGGCTCAGCTTGCAGGAAGCCAAAAATGCAGGTCGCTATGCTGACCAGAATGGTAACAGCGGCAGCAAGCCGCATACACCGGCGCCTCTGGAAGCCGGCTATTATTTAGAGGCCGTTACCCTGCAAAATCTCCAATGCTTTATCTCGAAGATCCTCCCAAAGCGATGGCAATTGCTTTTTAACATCCCATTCATAATGCCGCTGGTAAACCGGAACGATCCATTGGAGACGCTCGGATAATAGATTGTTTAATGAGTTTGGGTTAGCTTTCATGAATGTTGTATTTTAACCCGCCTCCTTCAGCTCCAAACCTTTCTGGATCACTGTGTATGCCATGATGTCAAAGATGGCCCCCCTGTCGGTGTATTTTGGATCGCCTAACTGCTCGAACAGGGCTCGCAGGGCGTAGGCGTCTTGGATACCCGAGTTGATCTGGCCTTTGAAGACATTCTCAAGGAAAGCCAGGTCGGTTTTGTGAGCTGCGACGGTTTGGAGGATCGATTCGTCTTGTAGTTTTTCCTCTGACACTTCCCGGATGTGAAGCGCTTCATCCTCGCTGATGTCGAAGGTCTCGCGGATCTTGGTTATAATGTCCTGCACGGAGACTTTCTTGATTGGTGGAGCTCCGCCGCCGCCTCCCTTGCTGGCCTTAGGCTTTTTGAGGCCGCCTGGCATTTCGACTTCACCTTCGTAGGTCACAGCGGCTTTCTCGACGACGGTGGCGCGGACGAGTTTCATGAGTTCGGAGATTGAACCCGCTTTGATGAGCTGGGGGCCGATGAGATCGCAGAAGGCTACGAACTCCCGCACGTGTTCCTCGTAGCTGAAAAAGCTGCTGAGGAAGTGGTAGCTCTTCGTAAATTTAGCGAGCAAGTAGACGAAGCTCTTGCGCTCCTCTGGGTCAGTGAAATGCGTCTGGAATCGCTGGCGCAATTCGTTCGCGCAGGTTTGGAGATTGGCGTCGTTGTTGGCCTTGATTAGTTCCACCACGGGAGGCGCGTCCTCCTGGGTGAAAAGCCCGACGGAGAGAATCTCCTCGTAGAGTTCGAGGCACTTCTGCGGGTCGGGTTCATCGGGTTCGTGCGGCGACCCGTGCCGATACTTGTTGAAGGCCTTGAGGATCGCCTTGGCGTTGTTGGTGAAGTCCACAACCACCACCTTGTCTTTATCGGCATGACAGCGGTTCAGTCGGGAGATGGTCTGCACCGCGTTCCGGTCGGCCACGGCCTTGTCGAGGAACATCCCGGCAAGCAAGGGCTGGTCAAAGCCCGTCTGGAACTTGCTCGCCACGATCATCAGCCGGTAGCTCTCCTCCTCGAAGCGGTCTTCAATCAGTTCGCCATCGTTCAATCCGTTGACGGCGTGTTCCGTGAAGACCTTGTTGTTGCCGGGATGCACGAAATCACTGAAGGCGTAGAGTGCCTTGTAGTCAGCGCCGCGCTCCTTGAGCTTTCGCTGGATCACGCGGAAATACTCCAGTCCTGCAATGCGGGAGGTGGTCACGATCATTGCCTTGGAGCGGCCTCCGATCAGCGGCTTCACCTGCTCCTCGAAGATCCGCAGCATGACTTCCGCCTTATACTGGATCAGCTCGGAATCCTGAAAGGCCACGTTCTTGAGGGCCTTGGCCACCACACCCTGCGGGTAGAGCTTCTCCTCCTCCGGCATAGGAATGATCGGGCAATGGAGGTTGTAGAGTGTCTTGTAGGAAATAATGCTCTGTGCCACATCGACGATGTAGCCTTCCTGAATGGCCTCCGCCTCCGAGTAGGTATCGAAGGGTTCGCCGAAAAGCTGCACCGTCGCGGGCGATGGGGTGGCGGTGAAGGCTACGAAAAGCTGATTCAGATCATGCTCGCGGATCACATTGGCAATCTGGTCCTGTGGGTCTACCGGCTCTTGGGTATCTTCGGCATCTGGTGTCTCTGCGGCATGTGTGTCTGCGGGCGTCGGGGGGGCTGCGGGCTCTTCGTTCCCGGCCATCGCATACGCCTCCGGCTCTTCTGCAACTCTTGCCAGATCCTCCCTCACGTGCGTTGGCGGTGTGTCGCGAAATGGCGTGCGGATGGCGGTGGCCATGCGGCCTTCCTGCGAGCGGTGGGCTTCGTCGATCAGGAAGGCCACGCGCAAATCCTTGAGTCCTTCGTCGCTCGCGATCTTGTCGAGAATGTAGTGAAACTTCTGCTGGGTAGTGACGATGATCTGCTCGCGGTCGCGGAGGAAGCGTCCAAGGTCGCCTGACCGCTTGGCATAGCGCACCACGTCCTTGAGGTGGGAAAACTTCTCGATGTCCTCGCGGATGTTCTTGTCGAGTGACTTCCGATCGGTGAGCAGGAAGACCATGTTCACCATCTTTTCCGAGGTGCCCGGCTTGTAGAGACTGTGCAGACGGTCAGCCAGCCAGCACATGGTCAGCGTCTTGCCAGATCCGGCGGAGTGGTTCACGAGGAACTTCCGACCTACGTCGCCATGTTCGGCGAAGTGCCCTTGAGTCTCCCGGGCGATCTTCTCCACGCAGCGGCGCTGGTGGTAGCGGGGAAAGAGCGTGAAGGCAGGGCGTTCGGGGCGATCGTCAGCGGCTTCCTGCTTGGGAGCCTGGACAAGGTAGAAGGAGACGGCTTCCAGCAGGCTGTCCTTGGAGAGCACTTCACGATAGAGGAACTCCACCGGGTATTCGCCTGCCGTCTGCGGCTGGTTGCTTAAGCCGGTATTGAACCAGCGGAAGTTCTTCTCCGCTCGTGGATCGGTGGCCACCTGCACGTCTGCGGTATCGGCAGCGATGTGCAGGAAGGGCAGCTGGAAAATCCGGTTGCTGTGATCGCGGGCGACGTATTGCGCCACGGCATCATGCACATTCTGGTTGGCCTCGTGCTTCAGCTCCATCGTGACGATGGGCAGGCCGTTTAAGAAAAACGCGAAATCAATTTCGAAGTTACTCGTGCCAAAATAGAGGCTCGGCTTGAACGTGATCCGGTTCTCTCCGTAGAGCTGGTTGGCGACGCTCTCGCTGGAGCGAGCCTTGGGGAAGTAGAGTTTGAAGTCATGGCCGCGCACACTCAGACCTGTGCGGATGATCGACCACAACGGGCGGCGGCCGATTTCCTCGCGCAATGCCTTGAAGATTTCATCGCGGGAGTCGCTGCCGTAGTTTACCTTCAGCCGTTCTAGAGTTTCGTTCTGGGTTGCCTTGAGAAAGGCGTAAAGGTGATCCTCGGCAAAGCAGAACTCCGTGTCGGTGATCTCGTCTTGGGTGAGGACGGCAAAGCCATGCTCGCGGATGAGAAAGTCCGCGATGTGCTTCTGAAACGTCTTTTCCGGTCCTTCAAACATGGGCTTCAACTTTGGTTACATCCGCGTCGGAAATGCGCCGCTTGCCAGTGACGCATTCGTGAATCAGGGATTTGCGGTAGGCGGTGAGGGTGGAGATTTGGTCGTTTAGGATCTTCTCAACGTTCGCCAATTCGAG
The sequence above is drawn from the Akkermansiaceae bacterium genome and encodes:
- a CDS encoding NAD(P)-dependent glycerol-3-phosphate dehydrogenase codes for the protein MIKRAAILGTGSWGTALACLLASKLDEVCLIGRNQKTVDEINQHHTNHHYIPDETLATNIIASADIATAADYPLVLFVVPTSATEAMARALGEINLPRETIIVSCAKGISHDGERMSEIIHRHLPNHPLAVLSGPNHAEEVSRTLATCAVIGSRDMAVAEQLQKIFTTHFFRCYTSDDVAGMELGGAMKNVFGIAAGIADGIGLGDNAIAALVTRGLAEMTRLGTVLGGRMETFIGLSGVGDLMATCYSPHSRNNRVGKALGKGGQLDDIIANLGMVAEGVPNTKSVHDAGCKANVRTPLIDAVYQILYENKPAVNALEELLTRDTRPETE
- the plsY gene encoding glycerol-3-phosphate 1-O-acyltransferase PlsY, with product MPLWIPPIIAFLAGSIPFGLLIAKAKGVNIREHGSGNIGATNVLRVIGKPYGISCLVLDLLKGLIPTMAGISLFTYAGDSNPMAIKALAPYAVELPQTQAQILQIVTALAAILGHNYSPWIGFKGGKGIATSGGALIALMPAAVVILLVIWALLFFTTKYVSVASMGAAVSLPFLTIFGSWYHGKLANGTWNKPLFIFTIIIAALAVWRHRSNIKGLMNGTEHQFAKKKS
- a CDS encoding tyrosine-type recombinase/integrase, encoding MAFLFKHPQSQYWYAGWKDENGKRVNRSTKVEAKRGTRKKAQKIADSYEDTAKQNRTARQVRQTIIDLHQDITGRELPSATVREYCAQFEAMKAGESSKATKDHYRNIVIGFTEWLRERADADMNDIRPADMAAYRNHLLTKVTEVTATKKMKGLRTIFATAHREGVILEDPTTSMRFSRKGKSDSNRLEKRPFTLDELKLIREETDGEWHSMLMFGLYTGQRMGDLATLRWSNVDLLKAEMRIATRKTGRTVTIPLAAPLLKHVQEMPSSDDPTGYVHPELADTYENKGASGLSNQFASILARCGLRDAVSHRSKKKGRGAKRKGTGVSFHCLRATAVTMLHEAGIPAATVEEWVGHDSAEVHRAYVKIGRESLQKASDALPEL